One part of the Vicia villosa cultivar HV-30 ecotype Madison, WI linkage group LG6, Vvil1.0, whole genome shotgun sequence genome encodes these proteins:
- the LOC131614704 gene encoding pleiotropic drug resistance protein 1-like — protein MRDRFDRAGVDIPTVEVRFQHLNVQAQIQLGKRAFPTITNYMLDMLEAPLKYVLKRRKQDLNILQDVSGIIKHSRMTLLLGPPSSGKTTLLLALAGKLNPKLKFTGKVTYNGHEMNEFVPQRTAVYVDQNDVHFGELTVRETLAFSARVQGIGPRYDILEEVCRKEKEENIIPDPDIDVYMKAVATEEQRANLITDYILKILGLDNCGNAMLRGISKEERKRVTIGEMMVGPIKALFMDEISNGLDDSTTFQIVKTLKQFVCLLKRTSVISLQQPSLETYNLFDDIILLSDGHIVYQGPCEQVLHFFSSMGFVCPERKSIVDFLQEVTSVKDQEQYWVQNEKPYRFVTAEEFAEAFETFHIGRSLGNELATQFDKSKSHPGALTCNKYGIAKRELFNVCLSREYLLIKRNSYYYILKLLQIALVAVITMTVFLPTQMRHDSVSDGGIYAGALFYGSLVILLNGFAELSMMVGRLHVFYKQRDLLFFPSWAYALPSWILKVPINFAEVGIWVFFTYSVIGDPNVIGRTFLLLVLASQMANVFCRVVAAIGREMSMAGTLGLFSLAMLVVVVSKDNIKKWWLWELWISPTMYGQNALLSNEFQGKTWRHVLPNSTEPLGVQVLKSRGFFTQSYWYWIGFGALIGYTLLFIIGYILALTFLNPIKEHQVVKSVQSLSRKKQSVVDGKHNRKSGMILPFEPHCITFDDLTYSVDMPLEKMNQGVIKDRFNLLKDVSGAFRPGVLTALMCVNGAGKTTLMDVLTGRKTKGYIGGNITISGYPKKQESFTRICGYCEQNDIHSPYVTVYESLLFSAWLRLSVEINAETRKMFIEEVMELVELTPLKDAIVGLPGSNGLSTQQRKRLTIAVELVANPSIIFMDDPTSGLDARSVSIVMRAIRNLVDSGRTVVCAIHQPKVDIFESFDELFLMKQGGRVIYAGPIGHHSSHLISYFEGIEGVSKIKDGCNSATWMLEVTSSVKEMELGIDFAEVYKNSELYRRNKALIAELSIPAPDSEDLLFPSKYSRPLFTQCKACLWKQHWSYWRNPQYNGLRFLFTIAASIFFGCMFYGIGSKIEKRQDLLNTIGSMLITVLLIGIKNANSVQGVVGIERRVLYRENAAGMYSSLAYSVAQALIEIPYVLIQMLIYGTIVYAMVGFEWSVTKFFWYIYFMFFTSLYFTYYGMMSLAITPNPNATSFLTRLSYVLWNLFSGFVIPPPKIPIWWRWFYCANPIAWSLNGLVSSQFGGIRDHIEFNETSVSVQDFLESYYGFKHDFLGVVAAVVVGFTLAFVLAFVMSIRMFNFKSP, from the exons ATGAGAGATCGCTTTGATAG AGCTGGAGTTGATATTCCTACAGTCGAAGTTCGATTTCAACACTTGAACGTCCAAGCACAGATTCAGTTAGGAAAGAGAGCTTTTCCTACAATCACTAACTACATGCTTGACATGCTAGAG GCTCCGTTGAAATATGtattaaaaagaagaaaacaagatTTGAATATTCTACAGGATGTCAGTGGAATTATAAAGCACAGCAG GATGACATTGCTTTTGGGTCCTCCGAGTTCAGGAAAGACCACTCTCCTCTTGGCTTTGGCAGGAAAACTTAATCCCAAATTAAAG TTTACTGGAAAGGTGACATACAATGGTCATGAGATGAATGAATTTGTACCCCAAAGAACTGCTGTTTATGTCGATCAAAATGATGTTCACTTTGGAGAATTGACTGTTAGAGAAACCTTGGCCTTCTCAGCAAGAGTTCAAGGCATTGGACCGAGATATG ATATTCTAGAAGAGGTGTGtagaaaagagaaagaggaaaacaTAATTCCTGATCCAGATATTGATGTCTATATGAAG GCTGTTGCAACCGAGGAACAGAGAGCAAATCTTATAACAGATTATATTTTAAAG ATTTTGGGACTGGATAACTGTGGAAATGCAATGTTAAGAGGTATCTCTAAAGAAGAAAGGAAGCGTGTTACAATAG GAGAGATGATGGTAGGACCGATTAAAGCTCTATTCATGGATGAAATATCGAATGGTTTGGATGACTCAACAACCTTTCAAATTGTGAAAACACTGAAGCAATTTGTTTGCCTTCTCAAAAGAACTTCCGTTATCTCACTACAGCAGCCATCACTAGAGACATATAATCTTTTTGATGACATTATTTTACTCTCTGATGGACACATTGTGTACCAGGGTCCTTGTGAGCAAGtgcttcattttttttcttcaatgggTTTTGTTTGTCCTGAGAGGAAATCTATTGTAGACTTTTTGCAAGAA GTGACATCAGTGAAAGACCAGGAACAATATTGGGTACAAAATGAAAAGCCTTATAGATTTGTGACAGCTGAAGAGTTTGCAGAGGCATTTGAAACATTTCATATCGGGAGAAGCCTTGGTAATGAACTTGCTACTCAATTTGACAAGTCAAAAAGCCATCCAGGTGCTTTGACATGCAACAAGTATGGAATTGCAAAGAGGGAGTTGTTCAATGTTTGCTTATCAAGAGAGTATTTACTCATAAAGCGCAATTCATATTACTATATCTTGAAACTTTTACAA ATTGCTTTGGTTGCTGTCATTACCATGACCGTTTTCCTACCGACTCAAATGCGCCATGATTCAGTGTCCGATGGAGGCATATATGCTGGTGCGTTGTTCTATGGGAGTTTGGTAATTCTGTTGAATGGATTTGCTGAACTTTCTATGATGGTTGGGAGGCTTCATGTGTTTTACAAGCAAAGAGACTTACTCTTTTTCCCTTCATGGGCATATGCTCTTCCTTCATGGATCCTAAAAGTTCCCATAAATTTTGCAGAAGTGGGTATTTGGGTATTCTTCACCTATTCTGTCATTGGTGATCCAAATGTTATTGGAAG GACATTCCTTCTTCTAGTTCTTGCCAGCCAAATGGCTAATGTATTTTGCCGAGTAGTTGCTGCAATCGGTAGAGAAATGTCAATGGCCGGCACACTTGGGTTGTTTTCATTGGCAATGCTTGTTGTTGTGGTGTCAAAAG ACAATATAAAAAAGTGGTGGTTATGGGAATTGTGGATATCTCCTACGATGTATGGACAGAATGCCTTGTTGAGTAACGAGTTTCAAGGGAAGACATGGAGACAT GTTCTACCTAACTCAACGGAACCTCTAGGAGTTCAAGTTTTGAAATCTCGCGGGTTCTTTACCCAGTCCTACTGGTATTGGATTGGTTTTGGTGCATTGATTGGATACACATTACTATTCATCATTGGTTACATTCTTGCTCTCACTTTCTTGAACC CAATTAAAGAACATCAGGTTGTTAAATCCGTTCAGTCACTGTCGAGGAAGAAACAATCTGTAGTGGACGGTAAACATAACAGAAAGAGTGGAATGATTCTTCCTTTTGAACCACACTGTATCACCTTTGACGACTTGACATATTCAGTCGATATGCCACTG GAAAAGATGAATCAAGGAGTTATTAAGGATAGGTTTAACCTTTTGAAGGATGTCAGTGGAGCTTTCAGACCAGGTGTTCTAACTGCACTAATGTGCGTCAATGGTGCTGGCAAAACAACTCTAATGGATGTACTGACTGGAAGAAAGACCAAAGGATATATCGGTGGGAACATCACAATTTCTGGCTATCCGAAGAAGCAGGAAAGCTTTACTAGAATTTGTGGATACTGTGAACAAAATGATATCCACTCTCCTTATGTTACTGTTTATGAATCATTGCTCTTTTCGGCATGGCTCAGATTGTCAGTGGAAATCAATGCTGAAACCAGGAAG ATGTTTATTGAGGAAGTTATGGAGCTTGTGGAACTGACCCCACTGAAGGATGCAATTGTTGGATTGCCTGGTTCTAATGGTCTCTCGACACAACAGCGCAAAAGGTTGACTATCGCAGTTGAGCTAGTGGCTAATCCTTCTATAATATTCATGGACGATCCAACTTCTGGGCTAGATGCAAGATCTGTCTCTATCGTTATGAGAGCAATTAGGAATTTAGTGGACAGTGGAAGAACAGTTGTCTGTGCCATTCATCAACCCAAAGTTGATATATTTGAATCTTTTGATGAG TTGTTCTTGATGAAGCAAGGAGGGCGAGTGATATATGCGGGGCCAATTGGACATCATTCTTCCCATTTAATAAGTTACTTCGAG GGGATTGAAGGTGTCAGTAAGATTAAAGATGGTTGTAACTCAGCAACATGGATGTTGGAAGTCACTTCTTCAGTAAAAGAAATGGAATTGGGGATTGATTTTGCTGAGGTGTACAAAAATTCAGAATTATACAG GCGAAACAAAGCTCTTATTGCAGAACTGAGCATTCCGGCTCCTGATTCGGAAGATCTTCTCTTTCCTTCAAAGTACTCAAGGCCCCTTTTCACGCAATGCAAGGCTTGCTTATGGAAACAACATTGGTCTTACTGGCGGAATCCACAATACAATGGATTAAGGTTTCTCTTCACAATTGCTGCCTCCATCTTTTTCGGGTGCATGTTTTATGGCATTGGTTCCAAAAT TGAAAAGCGACAAGATCTCTTGAACACCATTGGCTCAATGTTGATTACTGTTCTACTTATTGGCATTAAGAATGCTAATTCTGTGCAAGGAGTAGTGGGTATTGAGAGAAGAGTCTTATATAGGGAAAATGCCGCTGGAATGTATTCTTCGCTTGCCTATTCTGTTGCTCAG GCTCTAATTGAAATCCCTTATGTTCTAATACAAATGTTGATATATGGAACCATAGTTTATGCAATGGTTGGTTTTGAGTGGAGTGTGACTAAATTTTTTTGGtacatatattttatgttcttCACCTCTCTATACTTTACCTACTACGGCATGATGTCACTAGCCATAACACCGAACCCAAATGCCACCTCTTTCCTTACTCGTCTGTCCTATGTATTATGGAACCTTTTCTCAGGATTCGTAATCCCACCACCT AAAATTCCGATATGGTGGAGATGGTTTTATTGTGCAAATCCAATAGCATGGAGTTTGAATGGATTAGTGAGTTCACAATTTGGAGGTATACGAGATCATATTGAATTCAACGAAACAAGTGTTTCAGTACAAGACTTTTTGGAAAGTTACTATGGTTTCAAGCATGATTTTCTGGGAGTAGTTGCAGCTGTAGTAGTTGGCTTCACATTGGCTTTTGTGTTGGCTTTTGTCATGTCTATCAGGATGTTTAATTTCAAGTCGCCCTAA